A part of Oncorhynchus kisutch isolate 150728-3 linkage group LG2, Okis_V2, whole genome shotgun sequence genomic DNA contains:
- the dhdds gene encoding dehydrodolichyl diphosphate synthase complex subunit DHDDS gives MSWIREGELNLIEKLSANILKAGPMPKHVAFIMDGNRRYARKRHVERQEGHTQGFDKLAETLRWCLNLSIHEVTVYAFSIENFKRSKDEVDGLMELAKQKFIRLLQEQENLEKHGVCIRVLGDLTLLPLDLQQHIARAVVATRTHNKCFLNVCFAYTSRHEIANAVREMAWGVEQGLIKSSDVSEALLGHCLYSSNSPNPDLLIRTSGEVRLSDFLLWQTSHSCLVFQSVLWPEYSFWNLCDAILQYQLNHRPLQKARDQHREGQALQQHEADRACVADLLQHHGNGKPLDAQRRQEALLNYTASREERVQDFLGALQHKRDSFLTDLTSQAALA, from the exons ATGTCGTGGATAAGGGAAGGTGAATTGAACCTCATTGAGAAGCTCTCAGCCAACATACTGAAG GCTGGCCCGATGCCCAAACATGTGGCCTTTATCATGGATGGCAACCGGCGCTATGCCCGCAAGCGTCATGTGGAGCGCcaagagggacacacacagggtttTGACAAACTGGCAGAG ACACTACGCTGGTGCCTGAACCTGAGCATCCATGAGGTCACCGTGTACGCCTTCAGCATCGAGAACTTCAAGCGGTCTAAAGACGAGGTGGATGGCCTGATGGAGCTGGCCAAGCAGAAGTTCATCAGACTGCTACAAGAACA GGAGAATCTGGAGAAGCATGGGGTGTGCATTCGGGTGTTGGGAGACCTGACTCTACTGCCACTGGACCTGCAGCAACACATAGCCCGGGCTGTGGTGGCCACCAGGACTCATAACAA ATGCTTTCTGAACGTGTGCTTTGCCTACACCTCAAGACATGAAATTGCTAATGCTGTCAGAGAGATGGCTTGGGGCGTGGAGCAGGGACTTATCAAATCCAG TGATGTGTCAGAGGCCCTGCTGGGTCATTGTCTGTACAGCAGTAACTCCCCCAATCCTGATCTGCTCATTCGCACGTCTGGAGAGGTGCGACTCAGTGACTTCCTGCTGTGGCAG ACGTCCCACTCCTGCTTAGTGTTCCAGTCAGTCTTGTGGCCAGAGTACTCCTTCTGGAATCTGTGTGATGCCATTCTGCAGTATCAGCTCAATCACAGACCTCTTCAG AAAGCCAGAGATCAACACAGAGAGGGACAGGCCCTACAGCAGCATGAGGCAGACCGGGCCTGTGTTGCAGACCTCCTACAGCACCACGGCAATGGAAAGCCCCTGGATGCCCAGAGGAGACAGGAAGCACTGCTCAACTACACTGCCAGCCGAGAGGAACGGGTTCAGGACTTCCTTGGTGCACTCCAGCACAAGAGAGACTCCTTCCTCACTGACTTAACCAGCCAAGCTGCTCTGGCATAA